From the genome of Haloarcula taiwanensis:
CAGAAGCAGACGACGCAGGCGCTCAGAGAGCGGGAGCGAACGCTCAGTCAGTACAAGGAGTTCACCGACGACATCTTCGACGCCGTCGACGACGTGTTCTTCCTGCTGGACGAGCACGGCCGGGTCCGGCGCTGGAACGAGTCGCTCGAACGGGTGACCGGCCACGACGGCGACGACCTGGCCTCGATGGACGGCGTCGCGTTCTTCAGGCCCGAGGACCGCGAGACCGTCAGGGAAGCGTGCCGGGCGGGCGACACCACGATAGAGCTGCCGCTGGTGGCCGACGACGGGGAGCCGGTCCCCTACGAGTTCGTCTTCGATCGGGTCGAAACGCCCGAAGGGGAGCGACGGACGGCCGCCATCGGCCGGGACATCTCCGCCCGCAAGGAGCGCGAGGAGGCTCTGGCGAGGACGAACCGACAGCTCCAGACGATTCTGGAGACCACGACCGCGCTCGTGTTCCTGAAAGACAGCGACGGTCGGTACCAGCGGATAAACGACCGGTTCCGCGAGGTGCTCGTCGACGGGCCGATGGACGTGGTCGGGAAGACCGACGCGGAGCTGTTTCCGGACGAAATCGCCCAGCAGATACGCGCCGACGACCGGCAGGTAATCGAGACCGGTGAGTCTATCGAGCGGGAGGAGGAGGTCCCGACGCCCCACGGGACACGGACCTTCCTCACGCTCAAGAACCCGATATACGACGCCGAGGGGAACGTCGCCGGCATCTGTGGCGTCGCCACCGACATCACCGAACGCGCCGAGTACAAGGCCCACGTCGAGCGCCAGAAGGAGCGCCTCGACGAGTTCGCCAGCATCGTCTCCCACGACCTCCGGAACCCACTCGACGTGGCGCGGGGGCGGCTACAGCTCGCGGAGGCGGACCCGTCGGCAGAGCACCTTGCGGCCATCGAGCGGTCGCTGGACCGCATGCAGGAGCTTATCGACGACCTCCTGGCGCTGGCCCGGCAGGGCGAGGCCGTTACCGACATCCAACCGGTCGCCGTCGAGAACGCGGTCGAGCAGGCCTGGCGGAGCGTCCGGACCGGGGCGGCGACGCTCGAAACCGACATCGAGGGGACGGTCATGGCGGACCCGACCCGCCTCCAGCAACTGTTCGAGAACCTCGTCCGGAACAGTGTGGAGCATGGCTCTGCGAGCAGTCGGACAGAGTCCGACACCAGCGTCGAGCGCGGGTCGACGGCCCCGCCGCCGGAGCCGGGGGACGGCGACGTGACGCCGGACTCGAACGGATCGATGGTCTCCGACACCTCCCAAACCGCCGCGGGTGGGATCACTGTAACGGTCGGGGCGCTCGACGACGGGACGGGGTTCTATGTCGAAGACGACGGGGAGGGAATCCCCGACGACGAGCGGGAGAAGGTGTTCCGGAGCGGCTACTCGACCTCCGAGAGCGGGACCGGGTTCGGCCTCGCTATCGTCCGGGAGATCGCCGAGGCCCACGACTGGGCGGTCGCCGTGGCCGAAAGCGCGAGCGGGGGCGCGCGGTTCGAGTTCCGCGGCGTCGACGGCCCGGACTGACCGGGGTGGCACCGCGAAACTTTCTCCACACCGCCTGCCGTAACCTCTGTCAATGGACCCTGACTCGGTTGAGGGCGTGCGGACGAGTGGCGGGGACGGACCCGAGGATGCCATCGGTCCGGACGGGCGCGTGCCACACGGCAGCAGCGACGACCCGGACGTGCTGGATTTCAGCGCGAACACGAACCCCCAGGTCCCACCGGGCGCAGAGAAGGCGTACCTGGCGGCGTTCGAGACGGCCCGCTCGTACCCAGCTGACGGCTACCCGGAGTTTCGCGAGGCCGCGGCGGCGTTCGTCGGCTGCGAACCGTCGCAGGTGATACCGACGGCCGGCGGCCTTGAGGCTATTCGCCTATCGATCCAGACGACGATTCAGACGGACGATAGCGTCCTGCTCCCGTATCCGAGCTTCGGCGAGTACGCCCGGGAAGTGCGGCTCCAGGGCGGAACTCCGGAGTTCATCCCGCACGACCAACTGCTTGCCGCCGACCCGGCGGGCCACGCGCTCGTCGTCGTCTGCAATCCGAACAATCCGACCGGCGAGACCGCCGAACCCGGGGCGCTCCGGGACTTCGCCGACCGCTGTCGAGCGGCCGGGACGACGCTGCTCGTCGACGAGGCGTTCCTCGGATTCACCGGCGAGCCGTCGCTGGCCGGTCGCGAAGGCGTCATCGTCGCGCGGTCGCTGACGAAACTGTTCGGCCTGCCCGGGATTCGGATGGGCTACGCCGTCGGGACCGGACAGGAGCGCGACCGCCTCGCGACGGCCCGGCGCGCCTGGTCGATGAGCGCTGCGGCAGCCGCGGTCGGGGCACACTGCTACGGACAAACGGGGTTCGTCACGGAGACGAAAGCCCGCGTCGCTGAGGAGCGAGCGCGGATGCGGGAGCGGCTCGTGACGCGGTTCGACGTGTTCCGTTCTGATGCGCCGTTCCTGCTGCTGTCGGTCAGTGACGCCGACACGTCCGTCGATGGTATCCTTGCCTCGGCCCGTGAGGCTGGCATCGCACTCCGGGACGCCCGGACGTTTCGCGGGCTGGACTCGCACATTCGGGTCGCTGTCAGAGCGCCCGAAGAAAACGACCGGCTGCTGGATGCGCTGGATGTTTGAAACGACCGTTCGGGATGGCGTCTGTCAGATTCGCCGCAAGGGTGCCCGCTGGCTTTCGACAGCGTGGGACGGCGGCTACCGGACCGCAGACGCCGTCTACAACGTCACCGTCCCCGAGGGGTTCGAGCGAACCGACCTCGCCGCCTACCGCGCCGAGCGGCTGTCGGGGGCCGGCTTCGCCATCGGCCCGACACTGCTCACCGGCGTCCACATGGAGCACGCCCGCTGTGCCCGGAGCGGGCCGGTGTCGGTGCTGGCGACAGCGGGCCTCTCGAACCCCGCCGCGTTGCCGATGTCGGCAGCGGGGCCAGCGGACGGCTTCGACGGGCGCGCGTCCGATCCGGCGGACCGCCCCGACTGGCGGCCCGGGACGGTGAATCTCGTCATCGGGGTTGAGCGCGAACTGGACGATGGCGCGCTGGCGACGCTGCTTGCCAGCGCTGTCGAGGCGAAGGCCGCGACGCTGCTGGACGCGGCGGATGCGCCCGGAACCACCTCGGACGCGGCCATCGTCGGCTGTGTCCCGGGCGCTGAGCGTGCGTCGTTCGCCGGGAGTGCGACCGAAATCGGGGCCGCGGCCCGCGTCTGTGTCCGCGACGCTATCAGGGCGAGTCTGGCCGCCCGCTACGGGGGCGACGCCCTGCCGACCGTCGACGGCGCGGAGTACGGCGTCGTTACCGACCGGGGCACCGAGGTCTTCGAGCCGTGAAAGCGGAGTGTATCACACGACGGTCCTTCATTCCAAACGGCTAAACAGAATCCCGTCGAACAGGCAGGCATGACCGACAACACGGCCGGCCCGACCGCCGAACCAATCGAGCCGAGCGCGCCCGAGGAGTTCGGGCTGGTGCAGGTCTGGTGGGGCGACGGCAAGGGCAAGACGACAGCGGCGCTGGGGATGGCGACCCGCGCCGTCGGTCACGGCTACCGCGTCCACCTCCTGCAGTTCATGAAAGGCGGGACCAGCACCGTCGAGGACGTGCGCGGCGAGTACAACGCCATTGCCGCGCTGCCGGGCTTCTCATACGAGAACGCGGGGCACTACGGCTGGCACGGCTTCCTCGACGGCAGCGAGGACGACGAGCACGAGGCCCGGGCGAAAGGCGCACTCGACCGGGCACGGGACCTCGTTCAGGCCAGCGCCGACACCGACCTCTCGGAGCCGCTGGACGCCGACGGGCCGCCAGAAGAGGGCGTCAACATGCTCGTCCTCGACGAAATACTATACGCCGCGAACCGCGCCCTCGTCGACCCCGAAGACGTGATTGGGCTCATCGAAGCCAAGCCGGACGACCTCGAACTTGTCCTCACAGGCGGCCACGAGCGGCCGGAGTTCCTGTCTGACCACGCGGACCTCGTTACCGAAGTCAGCAAGGAGAAACACCCAATCGACGCCGGTCAGGGCGCGCGGAAGGGCACGGAGTTCTGAGTACGTTCTCCTCGGACGGAGTTACAGTTCGTCCAGCATGGTATCGACGATCTCGCGAGCCGCGTCGACGTGGTCGTCGGCAACGGCATCGGCAGTGCTCTCGACGTGTGACAGAATGTGGTCGACGGTTATCAGCCGCTCAGCTAGCACGTCTTCGGAGAGTTCACCCGCAGCGATGTCGGCGGCGACGGCCTCCGCCTCTCCGAGCCAGCGGCTGGCCGTGCGTTCGACCGGCCGCTCCCCGGTTTCCGCGAGGTGTCTATGCAGCGCCTGAAGGCGTTCGTCAGTCATAGATAGAACTCGGCGGGTCGGGACAAAGAACCCCTGCCGAATCACTGATGTTCGCGGCGGCCTCAGCACTGCCCGATGGCTCACACGCTGCTGGTCGCCGGGACGGCCAGCCACGTCGGCAAGTCGACCGTCGCGGCCGGACTCTGTCGCTATCTGGCCGACCGTGCTGTTTCGGTCGCGCCGTTCAAGGCCCAGAACATGAGCAACAACGCCCGGGCGACACCGGGCGGCGAAGTCGGCGTCTCCCAGTACGTTCAGGCCCGCGCGGCCGGCGTCGCGCCGTCGACTGACCACAATCCGGTACTCCTGAAACCGCGAGGGGACGGCGAATCCCAGCTCATTCTGGACGGCGAGGTGGTCGGGCATTTCGAGGCCCGTGGATACTACGACGAGCACTGGGAGGACGCGCTGGACACCGCCCGCGCGGCCCACGACCGACTCGCCCGGTCCCACGACGTGATTGTCGCCGAAGGGGCGGGGTCGATTGCCGAAATCAATCTGCACGACCGCGACCTGGCGAACGTCGAGACGGCGCGCTTCGCCGACGCCGATATCCTGCTCGTCGCCGACATTGAGCGCGGCGGCGTCTTCGCCTCGCTCGTCGGGACGCTCGAACTCGTCCCCGAGGACGTTCGCGAACGGGTGGCCGGCGCGGTCATCACGAAGTTCCGCGGCGACCGCTCGCTGCTCGACCCGGGCATCGAAGAGTTCGAGGACCGGACCGGCGTCCCCGTCCTCGGCGTGGTTCCCTACGACGACCCGGGCCTCCCCGAGGAAGACAGCGTCGCGCTGCCGCCGGTCGGCGAGCGAGCCGTCGTCGGTGACGGTGACGGCGTTGCCGACGACGAGAGCGTTACCGTCGCGGTCCCGCGGCTCCCGCGTATCTCGAATTTCACCGACCTCCAGCCGCTCGCCCGCGAACCCGGCGTCAGAGTCGCGTACGTGCCACCCGGTGCCACCCTCGACGACGCCGACGCGGTGGTCCTGCCGGGGAGTAAGAACACGGTCGATGATCTGCGAGCGCTTACCGACGCTGGATTCGGGGACCGACTACGGGCGTTCGACGGCCCTGTCGTCGGCCTCTGTGGCGGCTACCAGATGCTCGGTGAGGCGATCACGAACGCCGCGGTTGAGGGGACTGGCGACGCGGACCACATCGAGGGGCTTGGGTTGCTCCCGGTGACGACAGCATTCAGCGAGGCGAAGACGGTCGAACACGTCGAGCGGACACTCAATGGTGTCGGCCCGCTCTCCGGAGCGAGCGGGACCGTCGAGGGTTACGAGATTCATATGGGCGACTCAAAACTGACAGGCGGGGCCGCCCGTCCCTTCGACAGTGACGGGGCGGCGACCGACAGTGTTCTGGGAACATACCTCCACGACCTCTTCGTCAACGACACTGCCAGAGATGCCTTTGTGCGAAACACCTTCGAAAGCGCTGGTATCGCCCTGCCAGAGGCACCCGAACGAGCCGACAGCGACCCGTACGAACGAGCGGCTGGGCTCATCCGTGACCACGTTGACCTAGGACCGCTCGGACTACCCGACCGATGAGTGTTTGATACTGCGCTAACTTCCGGAAATTTATATACAGCTAGCTCGCAATATTCCCTTAATGGTCGAAGTGTTCGCGGTCGCCAGTGGGAAGGGCGGGACTGGCAAGACGACGAGCACCGTCGCCCTCGGGATGGCGCTGTCCGACCGCTACGACGTGACGGTGGTCGACGCCGACACAGGAATGGCGAATCTCCTCTTTCACGCCGGGCTCTCCGACGCCGAGACGACGCTGCACGACGTACTAGCTGCTGACGCGCCGGTCGAGGCAGCCACCTACAACCGGTTCGGGCTGACGGTCGTTCCCTGCGGCACGAGCCTCGACGGCTTCAGGGACGCCGACCCGGCCCGGCTTCGAGACGTGGTTGCGACACTCGCAGCAGACACAGACATCATCCTGCTGGACTCGCCGCCGGCACTCGACAGTCGAACCGCCGTCCTTCCAGTCGTGCTGGCCGACCGTATCGTGGTCGTCCTCCAGCCGACGATTCCCGCTATTTCGGACGGGCTAAAGGTCCAGGAGTACGCGACGACCTACGACACGGACGTAGCGGGGCTCCTGTTCAACAAGGTTCGTGAGTCCGAGTCTATCGAGCAGGTCTCGGAGAAGACTGAGCGGTACTTCGACGGGCCGACGCTCGCATCGGTTCCCGAAAGCGAGCGAGCCCGCGAAGCACGTCGCGCTGGACGGCCGCTCCTTGCACACGCTCCCGAGTGCGAGGCCGCAACGGCCTATCGAGCGGCCGCCGAGGCGCTCACAGTACAGAACGGGACAGCCGCCGACGCCGCCGACCGGTTCCAGAGCGCCGTCATCCCTGAGTCGCTATGAAACTCCCCTGCGGCCGACTCGACAAGTCCCGCGTCGTCACGGACCCGCGAGACACGCTCGCTGACGTGCTCAACCGCGAACTGACCGGCTACGCCGTCTTTGAATCTCAGGAGACACTCTTGCTTGACGGCAAGGGGCGGGGTGTCATCACGTTTACCGACGGTGTCCCCGTGCTGGTCTACCACACCGGGACAGACCGCGGTGGCCCGCCGGCGCTTGCTGACCTCGCTATCCCCGGGCCGTACCACGTCTCGTTATACGCACTCGACGCCGCCGACCTCGAATCGGCCCACGAGGCGGCCGACCTCCGAGTCCCACCCGGGATGCCCGCCGAACGGTTGGGCGGCGACCCGGCGCTGGCCGACAGTACCCGACGGGCGGCCCCCGACGAGCGACTGTCGGTAACGGACGACGATGCGACAGCAGTCGAGGACGAAGTCGCCGAGCAGAGTGCCGTCGAAGCGTTCCTTGACGATACCGAGAAAATCGAGGCGATCAAGCAGCAGGCACGTTCAGAGGCCCGCGAGCGCGCCCAACAATGGGATTTCTGACAGTCTCGCGTAAATAGGCTCGCTACAGCACCGGCGCTATCGGTCTGTATCATGACAGGTCTGCAGTACGTACGTCGCGACGCGGCCCCGGCGTCACTCCGAAACCGAACCGGTATGACGGTCCTTCCCTTTCGTAGCCGGTGCACCGGTGCGTGTCGACTCCGAGGCCGATACTGTCCGGCCACAACCGACACCAGTCGATATCAGTCTGCCCGAACCGGGATCCACCACACTCGCGACCGTCCCCCGACTTTCTTGCTCGTGATATCCGTCTCTGATTCGAGGTCGTGGAGTTTGTTCAGTGCTGTCCGGCGCGAACAGCCGAGTCTGTCCGCTACCTCTGACGCCGTGAGTGGCTCCGCGTAATCGTTTCGGTGTTTGAACACCTCGATAACGTCCGATTCAGTGTACTGGATTTCCCGTCCAGGCGGAGACATATTTCTGTCAACGATTGCCACACACTTATACTGTCGGCTATTATTTCATTCTGCGTGAAAATATAGAAACGCAGGCGGTCGTTGTCGCAAAACGGTCCCGGGCGCCGGATCAGAACGGCATGAGCTTTCTCGGGTGTTACATACCCTGTAACATGTATTGGGTCCCAAAACAGTTACAGCGAATAAGTATAGACACCTACCGACCAAACTCTGTGTCGGGGGATATGCTATCCCGCCCTCCAGTGAGTGCTGGAACGCCGACCAGTGCTCCCTTCGGCCCTCATACAGCCCGTCACGGATTGTTTTCCTGTACAGGCAGGACTGCTGCGAGCGGCTGTGATCGCTCTTTATACTGGTCGAACACCGTCTCGGCCCAGCAATACACCGCTGTCGCGTCGGACTCCGCTATCGCCCGGACGTTGTTCCGGTCGTCGTAGGCCGCCAGACAGACTCGCGACCGGTCCAGCGCGAGGCCGATATCAAGCGCGGTGTCGTGGACATACGTGTTGATGTTCTCGTGTTCGAGGCCGCGCTCTAGTGCGTCTGAGAAATCGGACACGGACCGTTCGAGCACGCTGTGGTCGATGATGAACTCGATATGTGTCCCTGTTTCGAGGAGTTCCACTGCGGCGTCGTTGAACACTGACGTTACGATCGGTGAGATGGCCCGAACGTCACCCTCGACTTCGTGCATCCAGTCTGTGAACCGGTTGATAGCGGCGAGGGGGTTCTGCTCTGAGGTCGTCGTGAGACAGGCTGGGTCCAGCAGATCCGCCGGGAGTTCACCGGCGATGGAGCCGAGGTGTGCGGCCAGCGGCCCGGCCGCCCGCGCCCGCTCAACCTCGTCGACGAGCGCCCTGTACCGGTCGAACACCCGCTGTCCTGTCACAGTAAGTCGATACTCACCGTCCCGTTTGACGACCCATTGGCGCTCGGAGAAGCCCGCGAGTATCCGCTGAATCGTAGTCCGCGTCGCATCCACCGAGTCACACAGGTCAGTGGGCCGTGCCGGACGCTCCCGGAGCTGGGACAGCACCGCGAACCGCTGTGGTGACCCAGTAAGGTACCTGCAATCCTCGAAGACGGTGTCAGCCGGACCTTCCGCCATTGGCCATGTCTGAGTGGGCGACCATCTTAGCCTCTTTGGCCTTTGGCAACACTGGACAGGTCTGTAACCTATTCGTCACCGAACGAGTCGAGGCTTGTCTGGGTCCCGTCGTTTCCGGTGCCGTTCGATGCATCCGTTCCGTGTTCGGCGGCGATACGTGCAGCGGCCTCGCGGCCCCCGGAGAACGATGCGCGGCGTGCGATAGTCGAGTCGCTCAGGGCATCGGCCGCATCGGCACGTACTGCCTCGTATCGCCTTTGGAACGCCTGTCGGGCCGCGTCGTAGTCGACGACCGGGTGTGGGTAGTCCTCGCCGATATCGACGCCACAGGACGCCTGCACGTGGACCGGCGTTTGCTCGGGCCGGTCGAGATACTCGTCGGGGAGCGCGTCGAGTTCGGGCACCCACCGACGGATGAACTCGCCGTCCGGGTCCTGGTCGCGGACCTGCTTGCGCGGGTTATACAGCCGGAGGGCCGGCTTGCCAACCAGTCCGCACTGGGACTGCCACTGGGTGTAGTTGATGGCCGCCGAGGCGTCGACGAGATGGTGGTAGAACCAGTCCGCGCCGAGCCGCCAGGGCTGCTGGAGCAGATGGTAATACACCGATACACACATTGCCCGCATCCGGAAGTTGAGCCAGCCCGTCTGTTTGAGACACCGCATCGACGCGTCGACCATCGGGAACCCGGTCTGGCCGTGCTTCCAGGCGGCAACCAGCTCGGGATCGTACCGCTCCGCGTTGAACCCCACCAACACCGGATTCACCGCCGCATCGAGCCAGCCGGGCCAGTCTTCGAGCTTCTGCTCGTAGTGTTTGTTCCAGAACAGCCGCGAAATGAACATCTCTTTCCCGCGGCCGTCGGGCGCGTGTTCGTCGACGCACTGGAAGACCTGCCGCACGGAGAGACAGCCAAACGCGAGATACGGCGAGAGTCCGCTGGTCCCGTTTCGTGCGTCTGTCGGCGCAGAGATGTTCCCCGGATAGTCGTCGATCCGCTCGACGAACGCCGACAGCCGCTCACGCGCCGGGCCGGTCCCACCGCGAGGCACGTCGGATTTCGACGGTGTGACTGCGTAGTGTTCTTCGACCGCGTCGATGTCGATACCGCTGTCGAAGCTCCGTGAGGTGACCGTGCTCGGGTCCCAGTTGTACTGGTCGGCGGAGAACCACGCCGATACGTCGTCCTGCCATCCATCGCGAGTCTCCGCTCGGTCACGGACCAAGCCGTCGCCGTCAATGCATGTTACATCACACTGTTCCTGCACGCGGCGGTCCCGTTCCCGACCGTAGCGTCCGGTCGGAACGGCCATCGTCACGATGTCCCAGCCGGCCCCGCGGAACCGCCCCAGCACGTCCACCGGGTCCCCGTGGGCGTAGGTGAGTCCGCGACCAGTCGCGGTGTGGTACTGGTCCGAGAGGTCGGCCAGGCAGTCGTGCAGGAACCGAACCCGGCTGTCACAGGCGAGGCCGTCCGCACCGTAGAACGCCGGGTCGAACACGAACAGCGGGAGCACGTACTCGGACGTCCCAGCCCTCGCGACTGCAGCCTGGTCACGGATCCGAAGGTGTTCACGATGCCAGACGACTGTCCCTGATTCGTCGTCGGCGAGCGTCGGAATCGCGTCCCGCTCCGGCGTGTCCCCTGAGTCCAGTCTTGGCATCCCGTCGTTGGGTCATCGTTGGCCCGCAGCTACCACTGTCTTTCGACTCTCGAAGCTCCGGCCGAACCAGGAGTCCCCGGTGGCCGAGTGGTGTCCGCAGTCGTATCAGAAGGGTTACCCCTCGAGACCCGCGCTAGCCGACAATGGAATTCGAGTCCACGCGCCGCCGCTTCATGCAACTCGCCGGAACGAGCGCGACAGTCTCCCTCGCTGGCTGTAACGCCCTCCAGGGAGGCACCAGCGACGGAATGAACACGGGGACAGAGCCGCAAAACCAGAGCGCGGGCGGGGAGCCTGCAACGGTAACGGT
Proteins encoded in this window:
- a CDS encoding chromosome partitioning protein ParA, with translation MVEVFAVASGKGGTGKTTSTVALGMALSDRYDVTVVDADTGMANLLFHAGLSDAETTLHDVLAADAPVEAATYNRFGLTVVPCGTSLDGFRDADPARLRDVVATLAADTDIILLDSPPALDSRTAVLPVVLADRIVVVLQPTIPAISDGLKVQEYATTYDTDVAGLLFNKVRESESIEQVSEKTERYFDGPTLASVPESERAREARRAGRPLLAHAPECEAATAYRAAAEALTVQNGTAADAADRFQSAVIPESL
- a CDS encoding cobalamin adenosyltransferase, which codes for MTDNTAGPTAEPIEPSAPEEFGLVQVWWGDGKGKTTAALGMATRAVGHGYRVHLLQFMKGGTSTVEDVRGEYNAIAALPGFSYENAGHYGWHGFLDGSEDDEHEARAKGALDRARDLVQASADTDLSEPLDADGPPEEGVNMLVLDEILYAANRALVDPEDVIGLIEAKPDDLELVLTGGHERPEFLSDHADLVTEVSKEKHPIDAGQGARKGTEF
- a CDS encoding MarR family transcriptional regulator: MAEGPADTVFEDCRYLTGSPQRFAVLSQLRERPARPTDLCDSVDATRTTIQRILAGFSERQWVVKRDGEYRLTVTGQRVFDRYRALVDEVERARAAGPLAAHLGSIAGELPADLLDPACLTTTSEQNPLAAINRFTDWMHEVEGDVRAISPIVTSVFNDAAVELLETGTHIEFIIDHSVLERSVSDFSDALERGLEHENINTYVHDTALDIGLALDRSRVCLAAYDDRNNVRAIAESDATAVYCWAETVFDQYKERSQPLAAVLPVQENNP
- a CDS encoding adenosylcobinamide amidohydrolase, with protein sequence MFETTVRDGVCQIRRKGARWLSTAWDGGYRTADAVYNVTVPEGFERTDLAAYRAERLSGAGFAIGPTLLTGVHMEHARCARSGPVSVLATAGLSNPAALPMSAAGPADGFDGRASDPADRPDWRPGTVNLVIGVERELDDGALATLLASAVEAKAATLLDAADAPGTTSDAAIVGCVPGAERASFAGSATEIGAAARVCVRDAIRASLAARYGGDALPTVDGAEYGVVTDRGTEVFEP
- a CDS encoding deoxyribodipyrimidine photolyase codes for the protein MPRLDSGDTPERDAIPTLADDESGTVVWHREHLRIRDQAAVARAGTSEYVLPLFVFDPAFYGADGLACDSRVRFLHDCLADLSDQYHTATGRGLTYAHGDPVDVLGRFRGAGWDIVTMAVPTGRYGRERDRRVQEQCDVTCIDGDGLVRDRAETRDGWQDDVSAWFSADQYNWDPSTVTSRSFDSGIDIDAVEEHYAVTPSKSDVPRGGTGPARERLSAFVERIDDYPGNISAPTDARNGTSGLSPYLAFGCLSVRQVFQCVDEHAPDGRGKEMFISRLFWNKHYEQKLEDWPGWLDAAVNPVLVGFNAERYDPELVAAWKHGQTGFPMVDASMRCLKQTGWLNFRMRAMCVSVYYHLLQQPWRLGADWFYHHLVDASAAINYTQWQSQCGLVGKPALRLYNPRKQVRDQDPDGEFIRRWVPELDALPDEYLDRPEQTPVHVQASCGVDIGEDYPHPVVDYDAARQAFQRRYEAVRADAADALSDSTIARRASFSGGREAAARIAAEHGTDASNGTGNDGTQTSLDSFGDE
- a CDS encoding cobyric acid synthase CobQ, producing the protein MAHTLLVAGTASHVGKSTVAAGLCRYLADRAVSVAPFKAQNMSNNARATPGGEVGVSQYVQARAAGVAPSTDHNPVLLKPRGDGESQLILDGEVVGHFEARGYYDEHWEDALDTARAAHDRLARSHDVIVAEGAGSIAEINLHDRDLANVETARFADADILLVADIERGGVFASLVGTLELVPEDVRERVAGAVITKFRGDRSLLDPGIEEFEDRTGVPVLGVVPYDDPGLPEEDSVALPPVGERAVVGDGDGVADDESVTVAVPRLPRISNFTDLQPLAREPGVRVAYVPPGATLDDADAVVLPGSKNTVDDLRALTDAGFGDRLRAFDGPVVGLCGGYQMLGEAITNAAVEGTGDADHIEGLGLLPVTTAFSEAKTVEHVERTLNGVGPLSGASGTVEGYEIHMGDSKLTGGAARPFDSDGAATDSVLGTYLHDLFVNDTARDAFVRNTFESAGIALPEAPERADSDPYERAAGLIRDHVDLGPLGLPDR
- a CDS encoding threonine-phosphate decarboxylase; the encoded protein is MDPDSVEGVRTSGGDGPEDAIGPDGRVPHGSSDDPDVLDFSANTNPQVPPGAEKAYLAAFETARSYPADGYPEFREAAAAFVGCEPSQVIPTAGGLEAIRLSIQTTIQTDDSVLLPYPSFGEYAREVRLQGGTPEFIPHDQLLAADPAGHALVVVCNPNNPTGETAEPGALRDFADRCRAAGTTLLVDEAFLGFTGEPSLAGREGVIVARSLTKLFGLPGIRMGYAVGTGQERDRLATARRAWSMSAAAAAVGAHCYGQTGFVTETKARVAEERARMRERLVTRFDVFRSDAPFLLLSVSDADTSVDGILASAREAGIALRDARTFRGLDSHIRVAVRAPEENDRLLDALDV